From the SAR324 cluster bacterium genome, the window GCCCCTGAACCAGTACCAAGTTCAGCGATTTCACATGTTTGATCGGGAGAATTATTTTTTTTCCAGACCTTGATCCGTTCATGAATCTGTTCAACCAGAATTTCAGTGTCAGGTCGGGGAATCAGCACACCTGATCGAACGTTGAGCGCAAGTCCCCAAAATTCACGTTCACCCAGCAGATAAGCAATCGGAACACCTGCCACCCGTTGTTTCACATCATTGCGGACTTGTTCCCGCTCATCAGGGGTCAATGGCAATTCAGGATTGAGATATAACTGCATTCGTTGGCATCCACAGGCTTTAGCCAGCAGGAGTTCCGCATCCAGACGGGCGGAGGCAATGGAGTTCCGTTTAAAATAATCAATGGTCCAGACCAGAACCGTTTCTACCGTCCATTGTGCTTCACCGGAGATCATACCAACTCAGTTTTCAGCGTAAATTTCAGAATCCGGGGGCATTTGAGCGATTTTTTCACGTAAAAATCTTGTTTGCGCAATCAGATAACTTCGGTATTCATCACGGATGTTTTCCGAATCCAGTTGACCAATCAACACTTTGCCAATCAGACTTCTGTGATAATTCACATGAGTTCGAATATCCACAGTTTCGAGATACATCTGAAGCATGGTACGTCTCAACTGTCGTGTGGAATTGGCAAACAGCGTCAAGACGGTGCTTTGTTGCATGATGATCATTTTATCCTGGATTTCAGTTTCAAGTTGAACAATTTTGAAAAAATCCATCGGTTCATTCAATAATTTTAGCTGTCTTGAACAAATTCCCTCAATTTCCAGTAAATCCGCTGGAGCACCTCGTTTGACCGCCATGGCACATCCGGCGGGTAAAAACGAGACCCATAAATCAATTGCTTCGAGCAAAATCCCTTTTCCAATCTTGAGGTCCGGTATGGACAGGGCCGCACCCAGGAAATCCAACCCGGAGTGCAAACGATAATCCTGAACAGTGACACCCGACCCCCTGACCGATTTCACAACATTCATCCGTGCCAATTGCCGGATTGCCATTTTCAGGGATGTACGATCAACACCCATTTCCGCAGCCAAAGTTCTTTCCGCGGCCAGTTTCTGGCCCGGTTTCAAAACTCCGGTGAATATCTGCTGGATCAAAAGGTCAGCAATTTTGTCAGGTAAATTTTGTTCAGTCACTTTGATTTTTGAAAAAAGTTTTTACATGATTAGGACTCATCGGGAAACCGGTTCAGCCGTCTGCTGGAGTCGCACCAAATACTGCGTCAGATCCTTCAATTCAGATTCAGTGAATGCAGTTTTAAATCCAGGCATGGTGGATCCGCCATGTTGTGCCTGACGGGAGATTGCGTCAACTGAATAATGCGGATAATCAATGATTTGTTCAGGGCCATGTTGTACCACATGGAGTTTGTATTCCAGCAGATTCGGTATGGGTACACCAAGTCCGGTTGCCTCAGGTCCATCTCCCCGACCTTCCGGGCCGTGGCATCGAACGCAATGTTCTTCATACACAACCTGTCCCCGTGCTAAGGTTTCCGGATTAACTTCCTGTTGTTTTCTGGAAACAATGTGGATTGAGCCATAACACCCGGCAATCAGACAACTCAATGTACCACCTAAAACTAGCCATCGTTGTTTTCTGTATTTTATTATTTTTTTCATAATGCCCCCCAAGGATAATCCACAAACAATGTTGTTGCGACACCTTCGTCACCAAAGCCCAGGTCAAATCGGTAAACAAAACCCGATCCTGTGACCAATCTTGCGCCTGAACCCACAGAATATTTATATTTTTTCCACAAATCCGGGGTTGTTTCAGCCACCGTTCCCATTTCATAAAAGAACGCCAACTGAATTCCTGTACGTAAATCTTTCATGATACCAATGTCAAACGGAGTATTTTCGTTGGTCAGATTCCAGCGGAATTCGGTGGCAATAAATTCTGTATGTGCCGCACTGAACCGTCCTTCGGAATAGGCTCGCAATCTGGCTCTTCCGCCCAGTGACGTTGCGGACCCATAGGTGTTTTGTGCCACTTGATCCTGCACCACGCCCTTGATCGACTCATTGCAAAGGTCAAAATCTGTTTCATAACAGCCATAATCCTGACTGAGCGCCAACAGGTCCGTTTCTCCCTTGTTTTCAACTACGGAGTCTGACCGAAAATAATGAAATGCCCATGTGCTGTAATCCAACA encodes:
- a CDS encoding FadR family transcriptional regulator, giving the protein MTEQNLPDKIADLLIQQIFTGVLKPGQKLAAERTLAAEMGVDRTSLKMAIRQLARMNVVKSVRGSGVTVQDYRLHSGLDFLGAALSIPDLKIGKGILLEAIDLWVSFLPAGCAMAVKRGAPADLLEIEGICSRQLKLLNEPMDFFKIVQLETEIQDKMIIMQQSTVLTLFANSTRQLRRTMLQMYLETVDIRTHVNYHRSLIGKVLIGQLDSENIRDEYRSYLIAQTRFLREKIAQMPPDSEIYAEN
- a CDS encoding c-type cytochrome, with translation MKKIIKYRKQRWLVLGGTLSCLIAGCYGSIHIVSRKQQEVNPETLARGQVVYEEHCVRCHGPEGRGDGPEATGLGVPIPNLLEYKLHVVQHGPEQIIDYPHYSVDAISRQAQHGGSTMPGFKTAFTESELKDLTQYLVRLQQTAEPVSR